Proteins found in one Micromonospora sp. WMMD1082 genomic segment:
- a CDS encoding ABC transporter permease: MAETATVGAYAALNARAARSYQRRRRRNRLMQIGLGAGVPLALLLLWQAGSMFGLIDERFFPAPSTIVERAGTDITERNLLGDLGVQLQASLIRIVVGIVLGVSTGILVGTLMGSVTAVRHALSPLVYALYPMPKLAILPLLLIIFGIGDTSKIMLVTLGVFFVVCLSAFSGTLYTSQVYADVAKAFAFPRMMRYWRVVLPAALPSIMNGVKLGIGQALILVVSVEFVSSNDGIGYFIWQSWQTLDIPRMFIGLICVALGGAGAVLLGDLCERMLVPWAKR, from the coding sequence ATGGCCGAGACCGCCACCGTCGGCGCGTACGCCGCGCTCAACGCCCGCGCCGCCCGCAGCTACCAACGGCGACGCCGGCGCAACCGGCTGATGCAGATCGGCCTCGGTGCCGGGGTGCCGCTCGCCCTGCTGCTGCTCTGGCAGGCCGGTTCCATGTTCGGTCTCATCGACGAACGGTTCTTCCCGGCGCCCTCGACCATCGTGGAACGGGCCGGCACCGACATCACTGAACGCAACCTCCTCGGTGATCTGGGCGTCCAGTTGCAGGCCAGCCTGATCCGGATCGTGGTGGGGATCGTGCTCGGGGTCAGCACCGGCATCCTCGTCGGCACCCTGATGGGCAGCGTCACCGCCGTCCGGCACGCCCTGTCGCCGTTGGTCTACGCGCTCTATCCGATGCCGAAGCTGGCGATCCTGCCGCTGCTGCTGATCATCTTCGGGATCGGCGACACCAGTAAGATCATGTTGGTCACTCTCGGTGTCTTCTTCGTCGTCTGTCTCTCGGCATTCAGTGGCACCCTCTACACCAGCCAGGTCTACGCCGACGTGGCCAAGGCGTTCGCCTTCCCCCGGATGATGCGCTATTGGCGGGTGGTGCTGCCGGCCGCACTGCCGTCCATCATGAACGGCGTCAAGCTCGGCATCGGGCAGGCGCTCATCCTGGTCGTCTCGGTGGAGTTCGTCAGCTCCAACGACGGCATCGGATACTTCATCTGGCAGTCCTGGCAGACCCTGGACATCCCGAGGATGTTCATCGGCCTGATCTGCGTGGCCCTCGGGGGTGCCGGCGCGGTGCTCCTCGGCGACCTGTGCGAACGGATGCTCGTGCCATGGGCCAAGCGTTGA